The following are encoded together in the Oncorhynchus clarkii lewisi isolate Uvic-CL-2024 chromosome 25, UVic_Ocla_1.0, whole genome shotgun sequence genome:
- the LOC139383983 gene encoding interleukin-17F-like: MVSTLSFQSLTVLCMKGVLVMMMGAEAAPRAHPEKTESHTRTTLQTHKKPAESESSGPDTVILPLHLDPNYLVPFHSIRPIYNHSISPWTYNTTYDDRRFPAIISEVRCSLKGCLNIKGKEDRNLKSKPIFYQILVLRKVMGSGKKCHYRLESKVISVGCTCVRPTIEQ; this comes from the exons ATGGTATCTACTTTAAGCTTCCAGTCTTTGACG GTGCTGTGTATGAAGGGGGttttggtgatgatgatgggggcAGAGGCGGCCCCCCGTGCCCATCCAGAGAAGACAGAGAGTCACACACGgaccacactgcagacacacaagAAGCCTGCAGAGTCAGAGTCTTCAGGTCCCGACACAGTAATTCTCCCCCTGCACCTAGACCCAAATTACTTGGTTCCTTTCCATTCCATCAGACCTATTTACAACCATTCAATCTCCCCATGGACTTACAA CACTACCTATGATGATAGACGCTTTCCCGCCATCATCTCGGAGGTCAGGTGCTCTCTGAAGGGATGTCTGAACATCAAGGGTAAGGAGGACAGGAACCTGAAGTCCAAACCCATCTTCTACCAGATCCTGGTCCTGAGGAAGGTGATGGGAAGTGGGAAGAAATGCCACTACCGGCTGGAGTCAAAGGTCATCTCGGTGGGCTGCACCTGTGTCAGGCCTACCATCGAACAGTAA
- the LOC139384005 gene encoding stathmin-4-like isoform X2: MTLAAYRDKMRELPLASIFCSCILHEPKEKPTKKEGVVDLNLCIIRDMEVIELNKRRSGQAFEVILKPPSFDGGPNTLAITPPRREPSLEEIQRKLDAAEERRKCQEAELLKHLAEKREHEREVAQKALEEHNSFIRLAKERLELRMEHNKEKREAHLAAMLERLQEKDKHAVEVS; the protein is encoded by the exons ATGACTCTTgcag CATACAGAGACAAGATGCGGGAGCTCCCTCTAGCGTCCATCTTCTGTTCCTGCATCCTACATGAACCCAAAGAAAAGCCCACCAAGAAAGAAG GTGTGGTGGACCTGAACCTGTGCATCATCAGGGATATGGAGGTGATTGAGCTGAACAAGAGAAGGTCCGGCCAGGCCTTCGAGGTCATCCTGAAGCCACCCTCATTCGACGGGGGTCCGAACACCCTCGCCATCACACCCCCACGCAGGGAGCCCTCCCTGGAGGAGATCCAGAGGAAGCTGGACGccgcggaggagaggagaaag TGCCAGGAGGCTGAGCTGCTGAAGCACTTGGCAGAAAAGCGGGAACATGAGCGCGAGGTTGCCCAGAAGGCCCTGGAGGAACACAACAGCTTCATCCGGCTGGCCAAGGAGCGGCTGGAGCTGCGCATGGAGCACAACAAGGAGAAACGGGAGGCACACCTGGCCGCCATGCTGGAACGCCTGCAGGAGAAG GACAAGCACGCTGTGGAG GTGTCATGA
- the LOC139384005 gene encoding stathmin-4-like isoform X1, producing MTLAAYRDKMRELPLASIFCSCILHEPKEKPTKKEGVVDLNLCIIRDMEVIELNKRRSGQAFEVILKPPSFDGGPNTLAITPPRREPSLEEIQRKLDAAEERRKCQEAELLKHLAEKREHEREVAQKALEEHNSFIRLAKERLELRMEHNKEKREAHLAAMLERLQEKDKHAVEVRKNREHKEESG from the exons ATGACTCTTgcag CATACAGAGACAAGATGCGGGAGCTCCCTCTAGCGTCCATCTTCTGTTCCTGCATCCTACATGAACCCAAAGAAAAGCCCACCAAGAAAGAAG GTGTGGTGGACCTGAACCTGTGCATCATCAGGGATATGGAGGTGATTGAGCTGAACAAGAGAAGGTCCGGCCAGGCCTTCGAGGTCATCCTGAAGCCACCCTCATTCGACGGGGGTCCGAACACCCTCGCCATCACACCCCCACGCAGGGAGCCCTCCCTGGAGGAGATCCAGAGGAAGCTGGACGccgcggaggagaggagaaag TGCCAGGAGGCTGAGCTGCTGAAGCACTTGGCAGAAAAGCGGGAACATGAGCGCGAGGTTGCCCAGAAGGCCCTGGAGGAACACAACAGCTTCATCCGGCTGGCCAAGGAGCGGCTGGAGCTGCGCATGGAGCACAACAAGGAGAAACGGGAGGCACACCTGGCCGCCATGCTGGAACGCCTGCAGGAGAAG GACAAGCACGCTGTGGAGGTGAGGAAAAACAGAGAGCACAAGGAGGAgagcgggtag